The Amblyomma americanum isolate KBUSLIRL-KWMA chromosome 3, ASM5285725v1, whole genome shotgun sequence genome window below encodes:
- the LOC144124203 gene encoding uncharacterized protein LOC144124203 — protein MHDTPNEHRGDRWHPDSKAANEPRDTMPASAIPATPCSHHQLREVHANMSGPCSRHSTTDAPTQAVRKTCTAAGPAFHLPKDHKDDSANPYVDIWRYAVSDEHCSIGDAVETCSEELSDQLIADPHARHEDAQADNCSYLAGKHMLYDMADALHTFMANAKEHLLPASIGLDEWRMAYLEVEEDSSGSAKLL, from the exons ATGCATGACACACCCAACGAGCACCGTGGTGACCGGTGGCATCCTGACTCCAAGGCGGCCAACGAGCCGAGAGACACGATGCCCGCGTCCGCCATCCCTGCGACTCCGTGCAGCCATCATCAGCTCCGAGAAGTGCATGCCAATATGTCCGGTCCCTGTTCAAGGCACAGCACTACCGACGCCCCAACGCAG GCCGTTCGAAAAACCTGCACTGCCGCCGGGCCTGCCTTCCACCTTCCCAAAGATCACAAGGATGACAGCGCCAACCCGTATGTCGACATCTGGCGTTACGCCGTCAGCGATGAGCACTGTTCCATCGGCGACGCCGTAGAGACCTGCTCAGAGGAACTCAGCGACCAGCTCATAGCAGACCCACACGCCAG ACACGAAGACGCCCAGGCCGACAACTGCTCCTACTTGGCGGGAAAGCATATGCTTTACGACATGGCCGACGCTCTGCACACCTTCATGGCCAATGCAAAGGAACACCTCCTTCCGGCCAGCATCGGTTTGGACGAGTGGCGGATGGCCTACCTCGAGGTGGAAGAGGACTCCTCAGGCTCGGCGAAGCTGCTTTAG